In Tachypleus tridentatus isolate NWPU-2018 chromosome 7, ASM421037v1, whole genome shotgun sequence, a genomic segment contains:
- the LOC143256795 gene encoding four-jointed box protein 1-like, translating to MVDELLKLTMTNGPGSVSVGFCQLSRNVCLASTGIAFTIGILCGVLLPDYVLKSSQDLRFEAFRKENQQNRFTSVVKPVTWSSSLTQASAIVLNSRSIKTEEIRKLQEVPNHEVHVQRSFSWSKERYALKEDTLTTNRLTLTNDFIQQGQNINNSEETSTPIELTSSSYVDFSPESRKTDKNSGELQRREVSVETSSILRLDLSQKFNKIMVEAANNEIRGSLLTEDHLVNNGRAATTSSSGLSHRWLPAANLKMPGHFVRLKSTKSSPISGVNYRNNNIKSLPKTPSRFPIFSSLENQWLFKNVAKLAFRETDNIVNGIYWTEEVERLIPDGFVKNIDSWRWFVNKTKIAKISKGCGRMQNRLITFDNGKQSCCRYRQNNDQIQGEIFSFYLSRLLNIGNLPPSVLAVIRGREWQWEHVQSQLYLAQWNNERPLVLTMFVDKLIPAYIPRAFRTKDRRLHPEDLFNKTLVELVELAQWSDLIVFDYLTANLDRVVNNMFNEQWNSEMMNSPTHNLAKHKESGLLVFFDNESGLLHGYRLLDKYEHFHRSLINSLCVFRKRTADAIAKMHRTKNISVILKQAFVKHDPGMNDWLPFLPERSLKILKTRIDTVYSQIRQCEARFSREG from the coding sequence ATGGTGGACGAACTACTTAAACTGACCATGACTAACGGTCCTGGATCAGTAAGCGTAGGCTTTTGCCAACTGTCCCGTAATGTGTGCTTGGCTTCAACTGGTATTGCTTTTACAATAGGAATATTATGTGGAGTTCTGCTACCGGATTATGTGTTGAAATCATCCCAAGATTTAAGATTTGAGGCATTTCGCAAAGAAAACCAGCAGAACCGATTCACTAGCGTCGTAAAACCTGTTACATGGAGTTCATCTCTAACCCAAGCATCGGCAATTGTTCTTAATTCCAGATcgattaaaactgaagaaattcGAAAACTTCAAGAAGTTCCTAACCATGAAGTGCATGTCCAACGAAGCTTCAGTTGGTCGAAGGAAAGGTATGCTTTAAAAGAAGACACGCTAACAACGAATCGCCTGACATTGACGAATGATTTTATACAGCAAggtcaaaatattaataacagtgaaGAAACATCGACTCCGATTGAACTAACGTCATCGTCCTATGTAGATTTTTCTCCAGAGTCCCGCAAAACCGATAAAAATTCAGGGGAACTTCAACGTAGAGAAGTGAGTGTGGAAACTAGCAGTATTCTTAGGTTGGATCTAAGCCAAAAGTTCAATAAAATCATGGTGGAGGCTGCGAACAATGAAATAAGAGGCTCACTCCTCACGGAAGACCACCTCGTTAACAATGGTAGGGCCGCTACTACCTCTTCATCCGGGCTTAGTCACCGTTGGCTCCCTGCGGCGAACTTGAAGATGCCGGGGCACTTTGTACGCCTGAAAAGCACCAAAAGCTCCCCGATTTCTGGAGTCAACTACAGGAACAACAATATCAAAAGTCTTCCCAAAACACCGTCCAGATTTCCGATATTCTCTTCCCTTGAGAATCAGTGGCTCTTCAAAAACGTTGCGAAGCTAGCTTTTCGAGAAACGGATAACATAGTAAACGGAATATATTGGACAGAAGAAGTAGAAAGACTTATTCCTGATGGCTTCGTGAAAAATATAGACAGCTGGCGTTGGTtcgttaataaaacaaaaattgcaaAAATCTCGAAAGGTTGTGGTAGAATGCAAAACAGGTTAATTACGTTTGATAATGGAAAACAGTCGTGTTGTCGATATAGGCAGAACAATGATCAAATCCAGGGTGAAATTTTTTCATTCTACTTAAGTAGACTTTTGAACATCGGAAACTTACCGCCTTCTGTGCTAGCTGTCATCAGAGGCCGAGAGTGGCAGTGGGAGCACGTACAATCTCAGCTTTACTTAGCCCAGTGGAACAATGAGAGGCCACTTGTGTTAACGATGTTTGTGGACAAGCTGATTCCCGCCTATATCCCTCGTGCCTTTCGCACCAAAGATCGACGGCTTCATCCTGAAGATCTGTTCAATAAAACTTTGGTTGAACTTGTGGAGCTTGCTCAATGGTCAGACTTAATCGTTTTTGATTACTTGACAGCGAACCTTGATCGTGTAGTAAACAACATGTTTAACGAGCAGTGGAATTCTGAGATGATGAATTCACCAACACACAACCTCGCTAAACACAAAGAGTCCGGATTACTCGTATTCTTCGACAACGAATCAGGACTTCTTCATGGTTATCGTCTGCTAGACAAATATGAACACTTTCATCGTTCACTAATAAATTCTCTATGTGTTTTCCGTAAACGGACCGCAGACGCTATTGCAAAAATGCAtagaactaaaaacatttctgtaattCTAAAACAAGCCTTTGTAAAACATGATCCCGGTATGAACGACTGGTTACCATTTCTGCCTGAGcgcagtttaaaaatattaaaaactagaaTTGATACCGTGTACAGTCAAATACGACAGTGTGAAGCAAGGTTCAGTCGTGAAGGTTAA